The DNA segment ACGCGCAGCAGGGCCTCCTCCTGGGCGGCGGGCAGGGCGCGCAGGCCGTGGCCGCTGAAGGTGACGCGGGCGGTGTGGGCCCGGTCGAGCACCTGGATCTGGGTGCGCAGGGTGGCGGGCAGGCCGTCCTCGTCCAGGGCGGCGGGGCGCAACTCGACGACGGCGGCGCGCAGTTCGTCGGCGGCTTCGGCGGCGAGGGCGGCGACCTGGTGGAGTTCGTCCTTGGCGCGGGCGGGGTCGCGGTCCACGAGGGCGGTGGCGGCCTGGGCGGTCAGGCGCAGGGAGAACAGCTTCTGGCTGACGGCGTCGTGGAGTTCGTGGGCGAGACGGGAGCGTTCCTCGGCGATGGTCAGCTCGCGGCTGCGTTCGTAGAGGCGGGCGTTGGTCAGGGCGATGGCGGCGTGCTGGGCGAGGATGCCGAGCAGGTCCTCGTCCTCGGCGGTGAAGCCGCAACCGCCTTGTGGCTTGGGGCAGTTCTTGTTGGCGAGGAAGAGGGCGCCGATGATCTCGTCGCCGTCGCGGACGGGCAGGCCCAGGAAGTCGGCGAGTTCGGGGTGGGCGTCGGGCCAGCCCTCGAAGCGGGGGTCCTCGCGCACGTCGCCGAGGCGGACCGGGCGCCCCTCGCGCAGCATCGCGGCGAGGATGCCGTGCTGGCGGGGCAGCGGACCGATGGCCTTCCACTGGGCGTCGCTGACGCCGTCGACGACGAACTGGGCGAAGCCCCCGTGGTCGTCCGGGACGCCGAGGGCCGCGTACTGGGCGTCGAGCAGGTCGCGGGCGGAGGCGACGATCGTCTTGAGGACGTCGCGCACCTCCAGATGCCTGCTCATGGCCAGCAGCGCGGCGCTCACCGCGGCGAGACCGGACCGGGGACCTGGATGCATGCCCTCACGGTACCGGCGTGGTGCCAGGAGGCCTCACGAGGAGGTACAACGCGCGCGGGCGGGCGGGCACGCACAGACATCAGGGTGTGGGGGGAGTTTGCTAACGCAGAGAAGCGCACGATGAGCCCGGCGTGACATCGGGCCCGTACCGGTGTGAGCCCTCGCATAGGGCGCACATCACTTACGAACGGACATAGGAGACAGAGCACCCCTAGATGAACGGGGCGGATGGGCTGGTCTGTCCTGTTTTACGTGGACCTGATCCACTACCCGGCTTCGTACGTCACATCATTGCCAGGGCATTTTGCGGCCGCTAAGAATTGCTCATGTCGCTCAGCGCCGCGGTTCACCCCGCGGCGTTCGTGCTGGAGGAACCGATTTCCCCGGCGGACGCGAGAGCGACCTCCGCGCTAACGAAGAGGTCCATCAAGCCATGCCCAAGAACACCCTGAATCGTCGTCTCAGTCGCCCGCTCGAGAAGTTCTCCGCGCTGAACAAGCAGCACAAGATCGCCATCGCGGGTGTCAGCACCCTCGGCGCCGCTGCCATCGCCCTGTCCGCCGTTCCCGGCGGTGCCACGACCGTGGCCGGTGGTACCCCGGCCGTGGCCGCCAAGCCGGTGGCCGCCGAGCAGACCCAGACCCGCGACCTGCACGCCACGCTCAGCAGCCCGCTGACCGGCGACAAGGTCAAGCTCGACGCCATCAAGGCCAAGCAGCAGGCCGCTGCCAAGCAGAAGGCCGCCGACGCCGCGAAGAAGGCCGCGGCCGAGCGCAAGGCCGCCGAGTCGCGCTCCGCCAAGAAGGCCGCCGACCGGTCCGCGAAGCGTCCCCAGATGGAGACCGTCGCCGCCAAGACCTACAAGAACAACCTCGACGGCTGGATCCGCCAGTCGCTCGACATCATGCACTCCAAGGGCATCCCGGGCAGCTACCACGGCCTGCACAAGAACATCATGCGGGAGTCCTCCGGCAACCCCCGCGCCATCAACGGCTGGGACATCAACGCCATCAACGGCGTCCCGTCCAAGGGCCTGCTCCAGGTGATCCCGCCCACCTTCGCCACGTACCACGTGAAGGGCACCTCGAACGACATCTACGACCCGGTCGCCAACATCACCGCCGCCGCCAACTACGCGGCGCACCGGTACGGCTCGATCGACAACGTCAACAGCGCGTACTGAGGTCGGCGCGGACCTCTGAGACGACGCCGAAGGGCGGCACCCGTACGGGGTGCCGCCCTTCACGTGACTTCTCGAGGAGTGAGCGCCGCTACTTGCGCATGACCTCGGGCTCGTGCCGCCGCAGGAAGCGCGAGACGAGGAAGCCGCAGGCCACCCCGAGCGCGATCAGCACGACCATGTCCAGGCTCCAGGCCGCCGCCGAGTGGTTCCACAGCGGGTCGGTACTGGTCGGGTCGTCGGTGTTCGGCGCGATGTTGTTGAAGTCCAGCGTGGTGCCGGCCGCGGCCACCGCCCAGCGGGACGGCATCAGGTACGAGAACTCGTTGACACCGGGCGTGCCGTGCAGTGTGAACAGGCACCCCGTGAACACGACCTGGATGATCGCGAACATCACCAGCAGCGGCATGGTCTTCTCCGCGGTGCGCACCAGCGACGAGATGACCAGACCGAACATCATCGACGTGAAGCCCAGTGCCATGATCGGCAGGCACAGCTCGATCAGCGTCGAGCCGCCGAGGACGAGGCCCCGCTCCGGGATCTCCCGGCTGGCGAAGCCGATCAGGCCCACCATGAGGCCCTGGAGCACCGTGACGGCGCCCAGCACGACCACCTTGGACATCAGGTAGGCCGAGCGGGACAGGCCGGTCGCGCGCTCCCTCTCGTAGATCACCCGCTCCTTGATCAGCTCGCGGACCGAGTTCGCCGCGCCCGCGAAGCAGGCGCCGACCGCGAGGATCAGCAGGACCGTCGTCGCCGTGCCGTTGGGCACGTGCAGGCCGGTTCTGGGGTTGAGCGGGTTGACCAGCAGCCCCTTCTCGTGGTCGATCAGCAGGCTGACCGCGCCGAGCACGGCCGGCAGGATCACCGTGAGCGCCAGGAAGCCCTTGTCGGAGCCGATGACCGACACGTACCGCCGGACCAGCGTGAACAGCTGGGAGCCCCAGCTCTGCGGCTTGGGCGGCTTGACCGCCTGCGGCGGCGGCGCGGTGACGGACTGGGCCGCGACGGCGTCCAGGTCGGCGGCGTACATCTGGTAGTGCTGCGAGCCCTTCCAGCGGCCCGCCCAGTCGTAGTCGCGGTAGTTCTCGAAGGCGGAGAAGACGTCGGCCCAGGTGTCGTAGCCGAAGAAGTTCAGCGCCTCCTCCGGCGGGCCGAAGTAGGCCACCGCGCCGCCAGGCGCCATCACCAGCAGCTTGTCGCACAGGGCCAGCTCGGCGACGGAGTGGGTGACGACCAGGACGGTACGGCCGTCGTCGGCGAGGCCGCGCAGCAGCTGCATGACGTCGCGGTCCATGCCCGGGTCGAGGCCCGAGGTCGGCTCGTCCAGGAAGATCAGCGAGGGCTTGGTCAGCAGCTCCAGGGCGACCGAGACGCGCTTGCGCTGGCCGCCGGAGAGGGATGTGACCTTCTTGTCCTTGTGGATGTCGAGCTTCAGCTCGCGCAGCACCTCGTCGATGCGGGCGTCGCGCTCGGCGGGGGTGGTGTCGGCGGGGAAGCGCAGCTTGGCCGCGTACTTCAGCGCCTTCCGTACGCTCAGCTCCTTGTGCAGGATGTCGTCCTGCGGGACCAGGCCGATGCGCTGGCGCAGCTCGGCGAACTGCTTGTACAGGTTCCGGTTGTCGTAGAGCACCTCGCCCTCGTTGGCGGGGCGGTAGCCGGTGAGCGCCTTGAGCAGGGTGGACTTGCCGGAGCCGGACGGGCCGATGACCGCGATCAGCGACTTCTCGGGGGCGCCGAAGGAGACGTCCCGCAGGATCTGCTTGCCGCCGTCGACCGTGACGGTGAGGTGGCGGGCGGAGAAGGACACCTCGCCGGTGTCGACGAACTCCTCCAGCCGGTCGCCGACGATGCGGAAGGCGGAGTGGCCGACACCGACGATGTCGTCCGGGCCGAGGACCGCGGTGCCGCCCTTGGCGATGGGCTGGCCGTTGACGTACGTGCCGTTGTGCGAGCCGAGGTCGCGGATCTCGAAGCGGCCCTCGGGGGTCGTCTGGAACTCGGCGTGGTGCCGGGAGACCTGGAGGTCGGAGACGACGAGGTCGTTGTCCAGCGAACGGCCGATGCGCATCACATGGCCGAGGGCGAACTGGTGGAACGTGGTCGGGCTGCGGTCGCCGTGCGCGTGCTGGTCCGGCGCGGCGGGCGTGCCGCCCTGCTGGTGCGGGAAGGCCGGGGCCTGCTGCGGGCCGCTGTGCCACTCGGCGCCCTGCGGCTGCGGCTGCGGCTGGGTGGCCTGCGGTACGGCCTGCGTCTGCTGGGCCCAGGTGGCGGACTGGGCGGCGTACGGCGCGGCCTGGTGCGCGTCGGCCCCGGTCAGGTTCAGCCGCGGGCCGTCGGTCGCGTTGCCCAGGTGTACGGCCGTGCCGGCGCCCAGTTCCGTCCGGCCGACGCGGTGGCCCTGCACGAACGTGCCGTTGGTGCTGCCGTGGTCCTCGATGACCCAGGTGTGCCCGTCGAAACGGACCGTGGCGTGGCGCCACGACACCCTGGCGTCGTCGAAGACGATGTCGCCCTGCGGATCACGTCCGAGGGCATAGGACCGGGACGGCTCCAGCGTCCAGGTCCGTCCGTTTGTTTCCAGTACGAGTTCCGGCACTCCATGCCCCACTGAGTTGTCCCCCGAATTACCCCCGACACGGGGAGTCTAGGGATGTCGAACATCGTGGGGAACTATTCCAGGCGGGACCGCCGAACTGTTAGCCGGGCGGGTGGGGGGACGGGAGTCGGGGGGGCGGATACCGGTGCGGAGGGGGCCAATTGACCGCGAGCGGGACGGGCCGGGGCGCCGTCCAGCCGGCGGACCTGTCGGGCGGGGGGTGTTCGGGGGCGGATACGGTGGTGGGACCATGAGCGCTTCGCAGATCACCGCTTCGCGGACCGGTGAGGTCCCCACTCTTCTCGTCAAGGTGTTCGGGAAGGACCGGCCCGGTATCACGGCCGGGCTGTTCGACACCCTGGCCGCCTTCCAGGTCGACGTGGTCGACATCGAGCAGGTCGTGACGCGGGGCCGGCTGGTGCTGTGCGCGCTGGTCACGCAGCCCGGTGAGGGGCTGGAGGGCGACCTCCGGTCGACCGTGCACAGCTGGGCCGAGTCGATGAAGATGCAGGCCGAGATCATCTCGGGGCACGGCGACAACCGCCCGCGCGGTGTCGGCCGCTCCCTGGTGACGGTGCTCGGGCACCCCCTGACCGCCGAGTCGACGGCGGCCATCGCGGCGCGGATCGCCGGGGCCGGCGGCAACATCGACCGTATCTTCCGGCTCGCCAAGTACCCCGTGACCGCCGTGGAGTTCGCGGTGTCCGGCGTGGCGACCGAGCCGCTGCGCAGCGCGCTGGCCGCGAGCGCCTCGGCACTCGGTGTCGACATCGCCGTGGTCTCGGCGGGCCTGCACCGGCGGGCGCAGCGGCTCGTGGTGATGGACGTGGACTCGACCCTGATCCAGGACGAGGTCATCGAGCTGTTCGCCGCGCACGCCGGCTGCGAGGCGGAGGTGGCGGCGGTGACCGAGGCGGCGATGCGCGGGGAGCTGGACTTCGAGCAGTCGCTGCACGCGCGGGTGGCGCTGCTGAAGGGGCTGGACGCGTCGGTGGTGGACAAGGTCCGCGAGGAGGTCCGGCTGACGCCGGGCGCGCGGACCCTGATCCGTACGCTGAAGCGGCTCGGCTATCAGGTCGGGGTGGTGTCCGGCGGCTTCACCCAGGTCACGGACGCGCTCCAGGACCGGCTGGGGCTGGACTTCGCGCATGCCAACACGCTGGAGATCGCCGACGGGAAGCTGACCGGCAAGGTCACCGGTGAGGTCGTGGACCGGGCGGGCAAGGCGCGGCTGCTGCGCCGGTTCGCCGCCGAGGCGGGGGTGCCGCTGTCGCAGACGGTGGCGATCGGTGACGGCGCCAATGACCTGGACATGCTGAACGCGGCGGGTCTGGGCGTGGCCTTCAACGCCAAGCCGGTGGTCCGCGAGGCCGCGCACACGGCGGTGAACTTCCCCTTCCTGGACACCGTGCTCTATCTGCTGGGCGTCAGCCGGGAAGAGGTCGAGGCGGCGCAGACGCACGACGAGGACTGAGCGGACGCGACGAAGGGCCCGGAACCTTCCGGGCCCTTCCGCATGTCCGGGCAGGTCACTCCGAGGGCGCCCAGTAGTCGACCAGCGTCGCCTTGCCCGGCTCCAGGTCCTTCCAGTCGCCGTCGAAGGTCAGCACGGCGAAGGCGGAGGTGGGGAAGCCGCGCCGGTTCATCCGCTCGCGGGCGTCGCCCTCGGCGGTTCCGGCGAGGATCTCGACCAGGTTGTGCACGCCGGGGTTGTGGCCGATGAGGATCGCGTCGCGCACGTCGTCCGGCGTCTCGTTCAGCACGGCGATCAGCTCGCCGGGCGAGGCGTCGTAGACCCGGTCCTCATAGACCGTTTTCGGCCGGTGATCCAGCTCGGGTACGGCGAGTTTCCATGTCTCGCGGGTGCGTACCGCGGTGGAGCAGACGGCCAGGTCGAAGGAGATCCCGGTGTCGGCGAGCCTGCTGCCGGCGACGGGGGCGTCCGCGCGGCCCCGGTCGGCGAGGGGCCGCTCATCGTCGGAAACCTGGGGCCAGTCGGCTTTCGCATGGCGGAAGAGGACGATCCTGCGGGGTTCAGCGACGCTCATGTCACCCAGCTTCGCATGAAACAGGCCACCTGGCGCAGGGAGTTGACATGCGGATTCACCGGTGGCAGGGGGCCGCCCTCAGCGCTCCGCGAGGTGCCGGGCGCGCTCCAGTATCTGCGCGAGGGCGGGGTCGCCGCTCGCCGCGTGCGCGTCGGAGGGGTTCATGATCAGCAGGAGCAGCGCGACGAACGCGAGTATCGGCAGCGCCAGCGCCCACCAGGGCAGCCGGGTGCCGGCGGGGTGGGGCCGGGTGTGGGCGGGTGCCGGCATGGTCGCCTCCGTCGCTCGTCGGACCGTCCGGGAATCGCTCTCCCGGTACCCCTCGAAGCTACGCGGTCACCGCCGGTCAACCCAT comes from the Streptomyces seoulensis genome and includes:
- the serB gene encoding phosphoserine phosphatase SerB; translated protein: MSASQITASRTGEVPTLLVKVFGKDRPGITAGLFDTLAAFQVDVVDIEQVVTRGRLVLCALVTQPGEGLEGDLRSTVHSWAESMKMQAEIISGHGDNRPRGVGRSLVTVLGHPLTAESTAAIAARIAGAGGNIDRIFRLAKYPVTAVEFAVSGVATEPLRSALAASASALGVDIAVVSAGLHRRAQRLVVMDVDSTLIQDEVIELFAAHAGCEAEVAAVTEAAMRGELDFEQSLHARVALLKGLDASVVDKVREEVRLTPGARTLIRTLKRLGYQVGVVSGGFTQVTDALQDRLGLDFAHANTLEIADGKLTGKVTGEVVDRAGKARLLRRFAAEAGVPLSQTVAIGDGANDLDMLNAAGLGVAFNAKPVVREAAHTAVNFPFLDTVLYLLGVSREEVEAAQTHDED
- a CDS encoding GAF domain-containing sensor histidine kinase, which translates into the protein MHPGPRSGLAAVSAALLAMSRHLEVRDVLKTIVASARDLLDAQYAALGVPDDHGGFAQFVVDGVSDAQWKAIGPLPRQHGILAAMLREGRPVRLGDVREDPRFEGWPDAHPELADFLGLPVRDGDEIIGALFLANKNCPKPQGGCGFTAEDEDLLGILAQHAAIALTNARLYERSRELTIAEERSRLAHELHDAVSQKLFSLRLTAQAATALVDRDPARAKDELHQVAALAAEAADELRAAVVELRPAALDEDGLPATLRTQIQVLDRAHTARVTFSGHGLRALPAAQEEALLRVAQEALHNALRHSGAENVHVDLARRGRGAVLKVTDDGRGFDPTAVRRAGRHLGLVSMRDRADGVGGSLTVESAPGKGTAIEMEVPGG
- a CDS encoding FHA domain-containing protein, whose product is MPELVLETNGRTWTLEPSRSYALGRDPQGDIVFDDARVSWRHATVRFDGHTWVIEDHGSTNGTFVQGHRVGRTELGAGTAVHLGNATDGPRLNLTGADAHQAAPYAAQSATWAQQTQAVPQATQPQPQPQGAEWHSGPQQAPAFPHQQGGTPAAPDQHAHGDRSPTTFHQFALGHVMRIGRSLDNDLVVSDLQVSRHHAEFQTTPEGRFEIRDLGSHNGTYVNGQPIAKGGTAVLGPDDIVGVGHSAFRIVGDRLEEFVDTGEVSFSARHLTVTVDGGKQILRDVSFGAPEKSLIAVIGPSGSGKSTLLKALTGYRPANEGEVLYDNRNLYKQFAELRQRIGLVPQDDILHKELSVRKALKYAAKLRFPADTTPAERDARIDEVLRELKLDIHKDKKVTSLSGGQRKRVSVALELLTKPSLIFLDEPTSGLDPGMDRDVMQLLRGLADDGRTVLVVTHSVAELALCDKLLVMAPGGAVAYFGPPEEALNFFGYDTWADVFSAFENYRDYDWAGRWKGSQHYQMYAADLDAVAAQSVTAPPPQAVKPPKPQSWGSQLFTLVRRYVSVIGSDKGFLALTVILPAVLGAVSLLIDHEKGLLVNPLNPRTGLHVPNGTATTVLLILAVGACFAGAANSVRELIKERVIYERERATGLSRSAYLMSKVVVLGAVTVLQGLMVGLIGFASREIPERGLVLGGSTLIELCLPIMALGFTSMMFGLVISSLVRTAEKTMPLLVMFAIIQVVFTGCLFTLHGTPGVNEFSYLMPSRWAVAAAGTTLDFNNIAPNTDDPTSTDPLWNHSAAAWSLDMVVLIALGVACGFLVSRFLRRHEPEVMRK
- a CDS encoding transglycosylase SLT domain-containing protein, whose protein sequence is MPKNTLNRRLSRPLEKFSALNKQHKIAIAGVSTLGAAAIALSAVPGGATTVAGGTPAVAAKPVAAEQTQTRDLHATLSSPLTGDKVKLDAIKAKQQAAAKQKAADAAKKAAAERKAAESRSAKKAADRSAKRPQMETVAAKTYKNNLDGWIRQSLDIMHSKGIPGSYHGLHKNIMRESSGNPRAINGWDINAINGVPSKGLLQVIPPTFATYHVKGTSNDIYDPVANITAAANYAAHRYGSIDNVNSAY
- a CDS encoding SixA phosphatase family protein, which translates into the protein MSVAEPRRIVLFRHAKADWPQVSDDERPLADRGRADAPVAGSRLADTGISFDLAVCSTAVRTRETWKLAVPELDHRPKTVYEDRVYDASPGELIAVLNETPDDVRDAILIGHNPGVHNLVEILAGTAEGDARERMNRRGFPTSAFAVLTFDGDWKDLEPGKATLVDYWAPSE